The sequence CCCAGCGGGGCCGATTTCTGATTCAAACTCTATGCTGGAGGACGGAGGCCAGCATGGATGACGCGACCCTATTCGGAAGATCTTCGTGAACGGGCTCTGGCGCGGGCTGATGCTGGAGAGACGGTTCGTTCGATTGCAGAGGCGCTTGAGATCAGCCCGTCCTGTGTAACGAAGTGGAAGAATCTGAGGCGGGAGACTGGAGGCGTTTCGCCCGGCAAGATTGGTGGTCACAAGAAGCCGGTTCTATCCGGTGCCAATGCCGACTGGCTGCGCGAGCGCGTTCTCTCGGGGCCATTCACCCTGCGGAAGCTGACACAGGAGCTGGCGGCCCGCGGGATCAAGACAGATGTGCGGGCCGTGTGGACGTTTGTGCATGCCGAAGGGCTGAGTTTCAAAAAAAAGATCCTGCCGGCCGAACAAGATCGCTCCGATATCGCCCGTAAACGGACGCGCTGGAAGGCCCATCAAAGCAAGATTGACGCTTCACGCCTGATCTTTATCGACGAGACCTGGATCAAGACCAACATGGCGCCACTGCGCGGCTGGGGTCCGAGTGGACAGCGGCTCCAAGCATCCGCGCCTTTCGGTCATTGGAAGACCATGACTTTCATCGCAGCGCTGCGGCACGACCAGATCAGCGCACCTTGGGTCATCGACGGCCCCATCAATGGCGAACTCTTCACCCTCTATGTCGAGAAGGTGCTGGCGCCAACGCTGGCAAAAGGAGAGGTCGTCATCCTCGACAATCTCGGCAGTCACAAGGGCAAGTCCGCCCGTAATGCCATCCGCGCCACCGGAGCGCATCTGCTCTTCCTGCCGCCCTACAGTCCCGACCTCAATCCGATCGAACAGGTCTTCGCCAAGCTCAAACATCTGATGCGAGCTGCAGAGCCGCGTTATGTCGAGGCAACCTGGCGCAAGGTCGGTGAACTGCTCGACCTCTTTTCCGCGCAGGAGTGCGCCAGCTATCTCAAAAATTCAGGCGATGTTTCCGTATAAAAACAGCATGCTCTAGATATGATCTCTGCAGCTATCGGAAGCCGTAAGGCCATCAAAGACTCTGTCAGGCTCATAACCTGAAGGTCATAGGATCCTAT is a genomic window of Bradyrhizobium elkanii USDA 76 containing:
- a CDS encoding IS630 family transposase encodes the protein MTRPYSEDLRERALARADAGETVRSIAEALEISPSCVTKWKNLRRETGGVSPGKIGGHKKPVLSGANADWLRERVLSGPFTLRKLTQELAARGIKTDVRAVWTFVHAEGLSFKKKILPAEQDRSDIARKRTRWKAHQSKIDASRLIFIDETWIKTNMAPLRGWGPSGQRLQASAPFGHWKTMTFIAALRHDQISAPWVIDGPINGELFTLYVEKVLAPTLAKGEVVILDNLGSHKGKSARNAIRATGAHLLFLPPYSPDLNPIEQVFAKLKHLMRAAEPRYVEATWRKVGELLDLFSAQECASYLKNSGDVSV